From Paenibacillus sp. V4I7, one genomic window encodes:
- a CDS encoding MBL fold metallo-hydrolase, which produces MSNKNKQLMIQYIGQVGVILRKNDIAIAIDPYLTDSVDQLPGFPEGFWQRRYAPPMKPEALTDLDLVLCTHEHMDHMDPDTLRAIALASPKCQFGAPKPCLPLLEAIGISAERLHALGTQMPFQYGADLIIHPIPAWHEERVRDGEGWDHYLGYILQWDGLCIYHAGDTLLTEELVEALSGFTIDVGFLPINGRDIFRNRLGVVGNMNALEAADLAAHLKFDMVVPVHFDMYPNNSEGIAPFVEHLYQKHPGQKFHIFQPGETLHYVKT; this is translated from the coding sequence ATGTCAAATAAGAATAAACAATTAATGATTCAGTATATCGGTCAGGTCGGCGTTATTCTACGTAAAAACGATATCGCTATTGCGATTGACCCTTATTTGACGGATTCTGTTGATCAGCTTCCTGGGTTTCCGGAGGGCTTTTGGCAGCGGCGGTATGCGCCTCCAATGAAGCCAGAGGCACTAACGGATTTGGATCTCGTGCTTTGTACGCATGAGCATATGGACCACATGGATCCAGACACGCTGCGGGCTATCGCCTTGGCATCTCCCAAATGCCAGTTTGGTGCTCCTAAGCCGTGTTTGCCTTTGTTGGAGGCGATCGGCATTTCAGCAGAGCGGCTGCATGCGCTTGGGACCCAGATGCCGTTTCAATACGGCGCTGATCTGATCATTCACCCCATCCCGGCTTGGCACGAGGAACGAGTGCGAGATGGTGAAGGATGGGATCACTATTTAGGCTATATCTTACAGTGGGATGGATTGTGTATTTATCATGCAGGAGATACGCTTTTGACGGAGGAGTTAGTCGAGGCGCTGTCCGGCTTCACCATCGATGTAGGGTTTCTGCCGATTAACGGAAGGGACATTTTCCGCAATCGCCTCGGTGTCGTAGGAAACATGAACGCTCTGGAAGCAGCGGATTTGGCGGCTCATTTGAAATTCGACATGGTGGTGCCTGTTCATTTCGATATGTATCCAAACAATAGTGAAGGGATCGCTCCCTTCGTTGAGCATTTGTATCAGAAGCATCCAGGACAGAAATTTCATATTTTTCAACCAGGTGAGACTCTGCACTATGTGAAGACTTGA
- a CDS encoding immunoglobulin-like domain-containing protein has product MKSKVLFFTAILSLMVTGAAFAKDENPNKHAEKKTGLENALERGKKNETAREAIRRAMERKQEKHDQNKWTIEQRVAADLKELEITFGGTDSKSQVTQAMALPLAGTHGSTITWESSTPSVISNDGQTVVRPSAGQGDVVVTLTATVNYGDVSKTKTFTLTVKQLNSEAQRVAADKAALAITFGGTDTASAVTQPLALPLSGTHGSTITWVSSNAAIISNDGKTVNRPTAAQGDAVVTFTATITYGSVSETKSFSLTVKSVLTDAQKVAADKALLTITFSGTDTTSSVTQPLTLPLSGTNGSAITWVSSNASVISNDGKTVQRPSAGSGDVSVVLTAILTKGSSSDVKTFTLTVKQQLTDVQRVAADKAALAIVYGGTDTLSSVTHALTLPAVGVNGSSVIWYSGNPSVISNDGKTVNRPAAGQGDITVVLSAIISAGGYSDTKVFTVTVKQQLTDAQRVAADKAALAITFGTSDSASSVKNNIGLPISGPNGSNVIWVSSNTAVITNSGVVTRPTAASGETAVIMTAVITSGGYAETKAFVLTVKQLP; this is encoded by the coding sequence ATGAAGTCAAAAGTCTTATTTTTCACAGCGATCCTAAGCCTGATGGTAACAGGAGCCGCATTCGCTAAAGATGAGAACCCGAACAAACATGCGGAGAAGAAAACTGGCTTAGAAAATGCACTTGAACGAGGGAAAAAGAATGAAACAGCCCGTGAAGCTATACGTAGAGCAATGGAGCGGAAGCAAGAAAAGCACGATCAGAATAAATGGACGATAGAGCAGCGAGTTGCCGCGGACTTAAAAGAATTGGAGATTACATTCGGTGGTACTGACTCAAAAAGTCAAGTCACTCAGGCAATGGCTCTTCCGCTTGCAGGAACTCATGGTTCCACGATCACTTGGGAATCGAGTACACCTTCGGTTATTTCCAACGACGGACAAACCGTAGTTCGGCCTTCCGCAGGGCAAGGAGATGTTGTGGTAACTCTTACAGCCACTGTCAATTACGGTGACGTATCAAAAACCAAAACGTTTACCCTAACAGTTAAGCAGCTGAACTCAGAAGCCCAAAGAGTTGCCGCAGATAAAGCAGCATTGGCAATTACTTTCGGTGGGACGGATACGGCTAGCGCTGTTACGCAACCGTTAGCCTTGCCGCTTAGCGGAACTCATGGTTCCACGATTACTTGGGTATCCAGCAATGCTGCGATTATTTCGAATGACGGTAAAACGGTGAACCGTCCAACAGCAGCGCAAGGCGATGCTGTAGTGACTTTCACAGCTACCATAACCTATGGCAGTGTTTCGGAAACCAAATCTTTCTCATTAACAGTTAAGTCGGTGTTGACCGATGCTCAGAAAGTAGCTGCTGATAAAGCGCTGCTAACTATCACATTCAGTGGAACAGATACAACAAGCAGTGTAACACAACCGTTGACATTGCCGCTTAGCGGGACAAACGGTTCCGCGATCACTTGGGTATCTAGCAATGCATCCGTCATTTCGAATGACGGTAAAACTGTGCAGCGACCTTCCGCTGGCAGTGGCGACGTATCGGTGGTACTAACGGCGATCTTAACGAAGGGCAGCTCATCGGATGTCAAAACCTTTACTTTGACGGTAAAACAACAATTGACGGACGTGCAGCGAGTTGCTGCCGATAAAGCGGCCTTGGCCATCGTTTATGGAGGGACAGATACGTTATCCAGTGTCACTCATGCATTAACACTGCCGGCTGTGGGCGTTAACGGATCATCCGTCATCTGGTATTCGGGCAATCCATCCGTTATTTCGAACGACGGCAAAACGGTGAATCGTCCAGCTGCCGGACAAGGGGATATAACGGTAGTTCTTAGTGCAATCATCTCAGCCGGGGGCTATTCCGACACTAAGGTCTTTACAGTGACGGTAAAGCAGCAATTGACGGACGCGCAGCGCGTAGCTGCAGATAAGGCGGCGCTGGCCATCACTTTCGGAACTTCCGATTCTGCATCCAGTGTTAAGAACAATATTGGCCTGCCTATAAGTGGGCCGAATGGTTCCAATGTCATTTGGGTTTCGAGCAATACGGCAGTTATCACGAATAGCGGTGTCGTCACTCGACCGACAGCTGCCAGCGGAGAAACCGCGGTTATCATGACGGCTGTTATTACGAGCGGCGGTTATGCCGAAACAAAAGCATTTGTTTTGACGGTGAAGCAGCTTCCGTAA
- a CDS encoding SMP-30/gluconolactonase/LRE family protein: protein MGSPIVRLVLDAKATLAEGPCWNAEQRLLYWVDIIGKKFGRFDPETGLNEDFPIGEYVGAVVCAGENEVMLATQSGFQTYQMQQRKLTPLVDPESHLPGNRFNDGKCDPNGRFWAGTMEIIEKEATGALYVLETDHSYRKVYEGVGVSNGISWSLDEKEMYYIDSMKKLVLAFEYEADKGEISNPRTLIDFKNEKGFPDGMTIDEEGMLWIAHWDGWQVSRWNSKTGQKIDSIAIPAAKVTSCVFGGDELDTLYVTTARKGLQEDQAGDQPHAGGIFAVKPGVKGTKTHSFGVQHEERKG from the coding sequence ATGGGATCACCGATCGTGCGACTGGTACTTGATGCCAAAGCCACATTGGCTGAAGGTCCGTGCTGGAATGCAGAACAGCGTTTGCTGTATTGGGTTGATATTATAGGTAAGAAATTTGGAAGGTTCGATCCTGAAACAGGGCTTAACGAAGATTTTCCCATTGGGGAATATGTCGGTGCAGTTGTCTGTGCCGGCGAAAATGAGGTTATGTTAGCGACACAGTCTGGATTCCAAACGTACCAGATGCAGCAGAGAAAGCTTACGCCTCTTGTTGATCCAGAATCTCATTTACCGGGAAATCGGTTTAACGACGGGAAATGTGATCCTAACGGACGATTCTGGGCGGGCACCATGGAAATTATTGAAAAAGAGGCAACAGGCGCACTCTATGTGTTAGAAACGGATCATAGTTATCGCAAGGTTTACGAGGGAGTGGGCGTTTCCAACGGGATCAGTTGGAGCCTAGATGAGAAAGAGATGTACTATATCGATTCTATGAAAAAGCTAGTGCTCGCTTTTGAGTATGAGGCGGATAAAGGAGAAATTAGCAACCCGAGAACACTGATCGATTTTAAGAATGAAAAAGGGTTCCCGGATGGTATGACAATTGATGAAGAAGGGATGCTGTGGATCGCCCATTGGGATGGTTGGCAGGTTTCTCGTTGGAATTCCAAAACAGGTCAAAAGATTGACAGCATTGCCATTCCTGCAGCTAAAGTGACCTCCTGTGTTTTCGGTGGAGACGAACTGGACACCTTGTACGTTACTACCGCCCGCAAGGGTCTTCAGGAGGATCAAGCGGGTGATCAACCTCACGCTGGAGGGATTTTTGCGGTAAAGCCAGGTGTAAAAGGCACGAAGACGCATTCATTCGGAGTACAGCATGAGGAACGGAAAGGGTAG
- a CDS encoding ABC transporter substrate-binding protein: protein MKSWRKSVIVLLVSALMLALVLSGCTDSPASTSPTPAQTTEASKSPEASKAPAGGGGQPAQLTDFKDSPFLAGKGLPAVKDRLPSDYKFTNEIPESQMKYEIGSYGGVLRTVTSAPNWDADVFVMNNEPLLNTPGILGDTITGNVLKDYTVSDDQKTFSFTMRKGLKWSDGKPVTTDDVKFTVEDILNNPELTPIFPVWLRGGGEADAAPMKLEVIDDMNFKLVFDRPYGGILIRLAIQGWRGYTELIRPAHYLKQFHKKYTTMDKLEPLIKEAGFQPGEWFNLFNDKDITNWELANKKAVGFPVLYPWIMAKTTESVTTFERNPYYFKVDAAGNQLPYIDRIQSTLVQDIEIVGLKTISGEVDFSRESAALIKMPLYRENEKNGYKALLANMHVTPTDIFLNQSFDDANWQKVVQDVRFRKALSLALNRKEIIDTVYYGFAKPGSIEDATFDLAGANKLLDDMGLKKGADGKRLGPDGKVFTIPFEVGAQAPDIVPLTQLIVEMWKQLGLNVTMKTIDQTLWTTRGTNNELQATMIWTHTPLWYMGDWGTQRWGTQWDLWRTTGGKQGKEPPADVKNLYKMINDAAAAKPEDAKKKVAEIKQIMKDNVYYFIPISEVKQPLIVNAKLHNIPNDTSFAIGANFSGEQFFFGK, encoded by the coding sequence ATGAAGTCATGGAGGAAGTCGGTTATTGTACTCCTGGTTTCTGCACTGATGTTGGCTCTGGTACTTTCGGGGTGTACAGACAGTCCAGCATCCACGTCACCAACTCCAGCACAAACGACAGAAGCATCGAAATCACCGGAAGCATCGAAGGCACCTGCCGGCGGCGGCGGGCAGCCAGCACAGTTGACGGATTTTAAAGATTCACCGTTCCTAGCGGGGAAAGGTCTTCCGGCTGTGAAAGATCGCTTGCCTAGCGATTATAAGTTCACGAATGAAATTCCGGAAAGCCAGATGAAGTACGAAATCGGTTCATACGGAGGTGTTTTGAGAACGGTTACATCTGCTCCTAACTGGGATGCTGATGTTTTCGTCATGAACAATGAGCCGCTGCTGAACACCCCGGGTATTCTCGGTGACACGATTACAGGCAATGTGCTCAAGGATTATACAGTCAGTGATGATCAAAAAACGTTTAGTTTCACCATGCGCAAAGGGCTGAAATGGTCCGATGGGAAGCCTGTCACGACAGACGACGTGAAGTTCACGGTCGAGGACATCTTGAACAATCCTGAACTGACCCCGATCTTCCCGGTATGGCTTCGTGGCGGCGGTGAAGCAGATGCGGCCCCGATGAAGCTTGAGGTCATCGATGATATGAACTTCAAGTTGGTCTTTGATCGTCCATATGGTGGAATCTTGATCCGATTAGCGATTCAAGGCTGGCGTGGATATACGGAGCTCATCCGTCCGGCACACTATCTCAAACAGTTCCACAAGAAATACACGACGATGGATAAACTCGAGCCATTGATCAAAGAAGCCGGCTTCCAGCCTGGCGAATGGTTTAATCTTTTCAACGATAAAGACATCACAAACTGGGAACTCGCGAACAAGAAAGCGGTCGGATTCCCTGTGCTGTACCCTTGGATTATGGCCAAAACGACAGAAAGCGTAACGACTTTTGAACGCAACCCATACTACTTCAAAGTTGACGCTGCTGGCAATCAACTGCCGTATATTGACCGCATCCAAAGTACACTCGTACAGGATATCGAGATCGTTGGTTTGAAAACGATTTCCGGTGAGGTCGATTTCTCAAGGGAGTCGGCTGCGCTAATCAAAATGCCTCTATACAGGGAAAATGAAAAGAATGGCTATAAAGCATTGCTTGCGAATATGCACGTGACACCTACCGATATATTCCTGAATCAATCATTCGATGATGCAAACTGGCAAAAAGTCGTTCAGGACGTTCGTTTCCGAAAAGCGTTAAGTCTGGCTTTGAACCGCAAAGAGATTATCGATACGGTTTACTATGGTTTTGCGAAGCCGGGTAGTATTGAAGATGCGACATTTGATCTGGCTGGGGCGAATAAACTTCTCGATGATATGGGTCTTAAGAAAGGTGCGGACGGCAAACGATTAGGCCCGGATGGTAAAGTGTTTACAATCCCGTTCGAAGTTGGCGCTCAAGCGCCGGATATCGTACCGCTCACGCAATTGATTGTGGAAATGTGGAAGCAGCTCGGTCTGAATGTGACGATGAAGACAATTGATCAGACACTTTGGACGACTCGCGGTACGAATAATGAACTTCAGGCTACAATGATTTGGACGCATACACCGCTCTGGTATATGGGAGATTGGGGTACGCAGAGATGGGGAACCCAGTGGGATCTTTGGCGTACTACAGGCGGTAAGCAAGGGAAGGAACCGCCAGCAGACGTGAAAAATCTGTACAAAATGATCAATGACGCAGCAGCTGCTAAACCAGAGGATGCGAAGAAGAAAGTGGCAGAAATTAAGCAAATTATGAAAGACAATGTTTACTACTTCATTCCGATTTCGGAAGTGAAGCAGCCGTTGATCGTCAATGCGAAGCTGCACAACATTCCGAATGACACCAGCTTTGCCATCGGCGCGAACTTCAGTGGCGAGCAGTTCTTCTTCGGTAAATAA
- a CDS encoding SDR family NAD(P)-dependent oxidoreductase, translating to MGLPDLKDKVALITGAGSGIGQAAAEMLAQQGMKVCLVDMKDDRLEQTKQDIVAAGGQAITVDVDVSDPDRVAQAFEQTIKTWGRLDVVFANAGINGVLAPIEDMKPEDWDRTLSVNLKGTFLCVKQAIPHMKENGGSIVITSSINGSRAFSGFGMTAYSTSKAGQVAFAKMAALELARYKIRVNAICPGSIKTNIGENTQPTPELEKIKIPVKYPQGSQPLEHAPGQPEQVANLVAFLASEASSHITGTELFIDGAESLL from the coding sequence ATGGGACTGCCGGATTTGAAGGATAAGGTCGCATTGATCACGGGAGCGGGATCAGGAATTGGTCAGGCTGCCGCTGAGATGCTTGCACAGCAAGGGATGAAAGTATGTCTTGTGGATATGAAGGACGACAGGCTAGAGCAGACGAAACAGGATATTGTGGCAGCAGGCGGTCAGGCGATTACAGTGGATGTCGACGTCTCTGATCCGGACCGTGTTGCTCAGGCTTTCGAGCAGACCATAAAAACTTGGGGACGACTAGATGTCGTCTTTGCTAATGCAGGGATTAACGGGGTTTTGGCGCCGATCGAAGATATGAAGCCTGAGGATTGGGATCGTACGCTGTCCGTCAATCTTAAGGGGACTTTCCTGTGCGTCAAACAAGCGATTCCTCATATGAAAGAGAACGGCGGCAGCATAGTCATCACAAGCTCCATTAACGGCAGCCGCGCCTTCTCTGGATTTGGGATGACAGCCTATAGCACTTCTAAGGCAGGACAAGTGGCATTCGCCAAGATGGCAGCATTGGAGCTTGCCCGTTACAAAATACGCGTCAATGCCATTTGTCCAGGGTCAATCAAGACCAACATTGGAGAAAATACACAGCCGACGCCGGAGCTCGAAAAAATCAAAATTCCAGTCAAATATCCGCAAGGCAGCCAGCCGTTGGAACACGCACCAGGTCAGCCGGAGCAGGTTGCTAATCTGGTAGCTTTCCTTGCCTCGGAAGCCTCGAGCCATATTACCGGCACGGAGTTGTTCATTGACGGTGCTGAATCGCTACTTTAA
- a CDS encoding IDEAL domain-containing protein, with product MNFVISDWVVATTNEDELLHGYIESIDVLLGIARVHVIASDRETAIGKIMEVSSQDVKKLPVSEFDIEDQVKSLIDVALTTRDEQWFNELSAKLFAIQQNGTKRGERDVFPSYYHNRLGVDQF from the coding sequence ATGAACTTTGTAATCAGTGATTGGGTTGTAGCAACTACAAATGAAGATGAATTGCTGCATGGTTATATTGAGTCTATTGATGTGCTGTTAGGCATTGCTCGGGTGCATGTTATTGCATCTGATCGTGAAACTGCCATCGGAAAAATAATGGAAGTAAGCAGTCAAGACGTAAAGAAATTACCGGTAAGCGAGTTTGATATAGAAGATCAAGTAAAGAGCTTGATTGATGTGGCGCTAACAACCAGAGACGAGCAATGGTTCAATGAATTGTCAGCGAAATTATTCGCTATTCAACAAAATGGCACGAAACGCGGCGAGCGTGATGTATTTCCATCCTACTATCATAACCGTTTAGGTGTTGATCAGTTTTAA
- a CDS encoding MFS transporter, translating into MNSSNLLRSFNFLYFALLAMFVSFLPVYLDAQGLPATKIGLIIGTGGFIAIFSQPLWGMISDRGKTIKKVMLLLLGCSTIVGYLLYASSSFIVLLLFTMLMYFFLMPLDPLTESLNFQTAEANGVSYGSIRTFGAVGYAVMSLAVGYTTQYFGINSLAFLFAGIGIISILICLPLPDVPVTGKPISLKSLRNFLSNKETIWFMLLIFIVAVPQRINDTFLGVYIRKLGGTPDMVGLAWFLAAGSEILVFALSFWWLRKGKELAIISFAAVFYFIRFFLSAWVTDPHILVYLQLLQTFTFPIFYSAAIQYLYRIVPEEWRATGQTVLAILFFGVSGIVASYLGGWFYESFGGKQLYLWISGMSFAGLLFSFVLNVIYGKQKLVS; encoded by the coding sequence ATGAATTCTTCAAATTTATTGCGTTCGTTTAACTTTTTGTATTTTGCACTTCTGGCTATGTTTGTTTCATTTCTTCCCGTCTATTTAGATGCGCAGGGACTTCCAGCAACGAAGATTGGTCTCATTATAGGAACGGGAGGCTTCATTGCAATCTTCTCGCAGCCTTTATGGGGCATGATCAGTGATCGAGGTAAGACAATTAAGAAGGTTATGTTACTCCTCTTAGGATGTTCAACCATTGTGGGGTACTTGTTATACGCCTCATCCAGCTTTATTGTGCTTCTTCTTTTTACGATGCTTATGTATTTTTTCTTAATGCCTCTCGATCCCCTGACAGAAAGTCTAAATTTCCAAACAGCGGAGGCTAACGGGGTAAGCTACGGTTCCATACGAACCTTCGGAGCTGTCGGTTATGCGGTCATGTCCTTGGCCGTTGGTTATACCACACAATATTTCGGAATCAATAGTTTAGCGTTCTTGTTTGCTGGAATAGGCATCATAAGCATTCTAATCTGCTTGCCATTGCCTGATGTGCCTGTAACTGGGAAACCGATCTCTCTAAAAAGTCTACGCAATTTCTTAAGCAATAAAGAAACCATTTGGTTTATGTTACTTATTTTTATTGTTGCCGTGCCTCAACGGATCAACGATACTTTTCTTGGCGTCTATATTCGAAAATTAGGCGGCACACCCGACATGGTCGGCTTAGCCTGGTTTCTAGCAGCAGGGAGTGAAATTCTCGTATTCGCTCTAAGCTTTTGGTGGCTTCGCAAAGGAAAAGAATTGGCTATCATTTCTTTCGCTGCTGTGTTTTACTTCATTCGCTTTTTTCTATCCGCGTGGGTGACTGATCCTCACATTCTCGTGTATCTTCAACTGCTGCAAACCTTCACATTCCCGATATTTTATTCAGCTGCTATCCAATATTTATACCGTATTGTTCCTGAAGAATGGCGTGCAACGGGACAGACTGTGCTTGCAATCCTTTTCTTTGGCGTATCGGGTATCGTCGCTTCTTATTTGGGTGGTTGGTTCTACGAAAGCTTTGGCGGGAAACAATTATATCTATGGATTTCAGGAATGTCCTTTGCAGGCCTACTGTTTAGTTTCGTTCTGAATGTGATCTATGGAAAACAGAAGCTGGTATCCTAG
- a CDS encoding MBL fold metallo-hydrolase, translated as MITYQNEHTTVFQSALYQTTSTVVLTKEMVFIVDPNWLPNEVDEIRNYVDSVKGDRDLYLLFTHGDFDHIIGYKAFPGAKTIGSYALSCHPKKDFKIALIQEFDRKHYINRNYPVEFPVLDIIISEDAEELRIGDTLLTFYKSPGHTPDGLFTVIEPLGIWITGDYLSDFELPFIYHSAQAYKETLNKASQILDQHSIELLVPGHGQVTINLAEMKRRLDMSSDHLERLIKAVIAKDEHAIAALGDEHAYKSSFTEECHAENIRIIAQEYSS; from the coding sequence ATGATTACATATCAAAATGAACATACAACCGTTTTTCAAAGCGCATTATATCAAACGACATCAACCGTTGTGCTGACGAAGGAAATGGTATTCATTGTTGATCCGAACTGGCTTCCAAATGAAGTTGATGAAATACGGAACTATGTTGATTCGGTCAAAGGTGATCGGGACCTATACCTGTTATTTACGCATGGCGATTTTGATCACATTATTGGTTATAAAGCGTTTCCCGGTGCTAAAACCATTGGGAGTTATGCACTAAGCTGTCATCCGAAGAAAGACTTTAAGATTGCATTGATTCAAGAATTCGATAGGAAACATTATATTAATCGAAATTATCCCGTCGAATTTCCAGTCCTTGATATTATCATCTCGGAAGATGCCGAGGAACTAAGGATAGGGGATACGTTATTGACCTTCTATAAATCCCCGGGACACACGCCGGATGGATTGTTTACTGTCATTGAGCCGTTGGGTATATGGATTACGGGCGATTATTTATCCGATTTCGAATTACCGTTTATTTATCATAGTGCCCAAGCCTATAAGGAAACGTTGAATAAGGCCAGTCAGATTTTAGATCAACACAGCATCGAGCTGTTAGTTCCGGGGCATGGACAAGTTACTATCAATCTGGCGGAGATGAAAAGGCGTTTGGACATGTCTTCGGATCATTTGGAACGGCTTATTAAGGCGGTCATAGCAAAAGATGAGCATGCTATCGCCGCGCTTGGTGATGAACATGCTTATAAGTCCTCTTTTACGGAAGAATGTCACGCAGAAAATATTAGAATCATTGCGCAGGAATATTCTAGTTAA
- a CDS encoding AraC family transcriptional regulator has translation MKMYQSVDFIQQDEKIALYKLHQHSNEPEHTHNFVELVYIWQGAGYHEVNGKAYEVQRGDFLFMNIGDRHSFAVQKDMQYMNILFDPKFLSDQLSSTDATSHFLPLKLFQEFKDSLESPAPHVTFKGKCMIELEQLLETMYSEYCAKKSGYLAMLHGYATLLLTRMFRMMQENLQNSDLRTAYHMLPQLLSYIEQHYAGHITLNDLAKESFYSPYYLSKMFKECLGFTFTEYIHDVRLREAKRMLLETEDSVESIGRSVGYEDKTQFFRLFKQTLGMTPQQLRKQI, from the coding sequence ATGAAGATGTACCAATCCGTTGATTTTATCCAACAAGATGAGAAAATAGCGCTTTACAAGCTCCACCAGCATTCCAATGAACCCGAGCATACGCACAATTTCGTCGAGTTGGTTTATATCTGGCAGGGTGCTGGTTATCATGAAGTGAACGGAAAGGCTTATGAAGTGCAGCGCGGGGATTTTTTGTTCATGAATATTGGGGACCGACATTCGTTTGCAGTACAGAAAGATATGCAGTATATGAATATTTTGTTTGATCCTAAATTTCTAAGTGATCAGTTAAGTTCAACAGATGCCACATCACACTTTTTGCCGCTGAAATTGTTCCAAGAATTCAAGGATTCGTTAGAGAGCCCGGCACCGCACGTAACCTTTAAGGGAAAATGCATGATTGAGTTAGAACAGCTGTTGGAAACGATGTACTCGGAATACTGTGCTAAAAAGAGCGGCTACTTAGCTATGCTGCATGGGTATGCGACGCTCCTATTAACACGGATGTTCCGAATGATGCAAGAAAATCTGCAAAACTCGGATCTACGAACGGCCTATCACATGCTGCCGCAATTGCTGTCGTATATTGAGCAGCATTATGCCGGCCACATTACGCTGAATGATCTTGCAAAAGAGAGCTTTTATTCCCCGTACTATTTGAGCAAAATGTTCAAAGAATGCCTGGGATTCACATTCACGGAATATATACATGATGTTAGGCTGCGAGAAGCAAAGCGTATGCTGCTGGAGACGGAGGATTCTGTCGAATCTATCGGGCGCAGTGTCGGATATGAGGATAAAACGCAGTTTTTCCGCTTATTTAAGCAAACGTTAGGAATGACGCCTCAACAGCTAAGAAAGCAAATTTAG
- a CDS encoding 3'-5' exonuclease has product MDYIILDIEFNGRKFASDLPMEVIEIGAVRLDSSLQAIDEFSSLVKPVYFSKLNGFIKKKTGIPQEDIDQADGFRKVITDFVNWLNRSEAFLLVTWGGEDLKRIVYDTRMHKLDDAYWMAASYFDLLKGFIRYKNVTNDVSVEAALLDLNIAAEGSAHRALDDARMTAEVFRAIFTELDFERKQQYIDVYANAKERRLVKTAIRAMTAQKVTPTWELLVEHYFADKVTLTDPRKVTELQTLFAAEVTKEKLVSNKAPIQ; this is encoded by the coding sequence ATGGATTACATTATTTTGGACATTGAATTTAACGGTCGCAAGTTTGCGAGCGATTTACCTATGGAAGTTATTGAAATTGGAGCAGTTCGTTTAGATTCCTCCCTTCAGGCTATTGATGAGTTTTCATCTTTGGTCAAACCTGTTTATTTCTCTAAATTAAATGGATTTATCAAGAAAAAGACGGGCATTCCCCAAGAAGATATCGATCAAGCCGACGGCTTTCGCAAAGTTATTACGGATTTCGTGAATTGGCTAAATAGAAGCGAAGCTTTCCTGCTAGTCACCTGGGGTGGCGAGGATTTGAAACGCATCGTGTATGATACGCGGATGCATAAGTTGGATGATGCTTATTGGATGGCAGCAAGCTATTTTGATCTATTGAAAGGGTTTATCCGCTATAAAAATGTAACGAATGATGTCAGTGTCGAGGCTGCTTTGCTCGATCTTAACATAGCTGCTGAAGGCTCCGCTCACAGAGCATTGGACGACGCGCGTATGACAGCTGAGGTATTTCGAGCTATTTTTACAGAGTTAGATTTCGAACGCAAACAGCAGTACATCGACGTGTACGCTAATGCCAAGGAACGAAGGCTGGTTAAGACCGCTATTCGAGCCATGACGGCTCAAAAGGTAACCCCTACATGGGAACTGCTCGTTGAACATTATTTCGCTGACAAAGTGACACTTACCGATCCCAGAAAAGTCACAGAACTACAGACTCTTTTTGCCGCGGAAGTCACGAAAGAAAAACTAGTCTCAAACAAGGCACCTATTCAGTAA
- a CDS encoding ubiquinol-cytochrome c reductase iron-sulfur subunit, translating into MQGRLPRKITRRKFLNTASKWVIGTTGILAGNTALFYYGAVQQDKESKQSATEIPGYIVKLGEFDRLNAITSVEKVDYEATIKDGWVEKSIKGFVYITKGPEGNLHIISSVCTHLGCDVLPATIEQRITKKDLFFLCPCHGAEFDKQGNAVRVVLKGLDTYQPIIASGSIYIDIMSPIKGI; encoded by the coding sequence ATGCAGGGACGATTACCTAGAAAGATTACTAGAAGAAAATTCTTGAACACGGCGAGTAAATGGGTTATAGGGACGACAGGGATTCTGGCAGGGAACACCGCTTTATTTTATTACGGAGCTGTTCAGCAGGATAAAGAAAGTAAGCAGTCTGCTACCGAGATACCTGGCTATATCGTGAAGCTCGGTGAGTTCGACCGGTTAAACGCGATTACTAGCGTTGAAAAGGTGGACTATGAGGCAACGATCAAGGACGGATGGGTAGAGAAATCCATCAAAGGGTTTGTCTATATCACAAAGGGGCCGGAGGGGAATCTGCACATTATTTCGTCTGTTTGTACGCATTTGGGTTGCGATGTGCTGCCGGCAACGATAGAACAACGAATTACGAAAAAGGATCTTTTCTTCTTATGTCCATGCCATGGCGCCGAATTCGATAAACAGGGAAACGCGGTCAGGGTGGTGTTAAAAGGGTTGGATACCTATCAACCTATTATCGCCAGCGGCAGTATCTATATTGATATAATGTCGCCTATAAAAGGAATATAA